A window of Corvus hawaiiensis isolate bCorHaw1 chromosome 15, bCorHaw1.pri.cur, whole genome shotgun sequence genomic DNA:
CTGCCCCAGaatggcaggggatggagaggCTGCCCTGGCTCTGAGGGATAAAACCAagccctgcctcagtttccccaccttTGCCACGCAGGCCCTCGTGGAGAAGAGTTACCGTCCataaaatgctttggaaatgaGAAGATCCTGCTGTTGTGttaattattgttattaataACATCCCCCAGGCTTCATCACTGGAACCgctgctggagagggaagaTTCCTACAGCCACAAACAGTTGAGTTCGATTTAGGGAGGCCTGGTTTACATgaggaaaataattataaataaacCCGTCTCATTTACTGCTGCACTAAAGCACACAAGAGCAATTCCCGGGGCAATGCTGCCATGCCCACCTCAGCCCCCAGCCCTATCCTTGCTGGCATAAACTTCCCAGAGCTGGAGTTGCTGCTGATGGGAAAactcctgccctgagccctctgcACCCCGGCAAACCCCTGCAAGGAGAACCTGCTGATGGATTTTGGGGCAACAAACTGGGCAGATTTGGATGGCAGGGAGGGCATTGAATCCACTCCCCATGGGGGACACCAGGACAGGACGGTTCCAGGGGGGACCAGAACGTGGCCCATGGCACGGTGAAGGTAAATCCCTCGCTgtcccctcagctcctgctggtaCCCCCCAGTTCCCTGGCCTGTTTTTGGGACTGTTCAGTCCTGCTGTATGCCTGAAAATCCTGCTGGACGAGCAAATAGGAAAGCAGAGCACCACGGACACCAGAGAAGATGTTTGTGTGGAAGCGACCTTATTcgttttatgaaaataaaaataagcaaaaaaagaagttatcCCATAGAGTTTGGGATACAAATATGTAGAGTTTGCAGGGGAGGGAATTTCCTTCATTCCCAGAGGGATTCATTGGGCACTCAGGCAGCTGCGATGGGGAATTCAGGAAAAGCCAGGAGAGGTCCAGCAGGTAGTGGGACCTGCATCTCCCACTCCTGTCCTCCggccctcccccagctcccagctggaataTCCTGGAATACTCAGCCCTGGACAAAcctgaagagcagcaagaaACTGCCCAAGGCAGGACGTGCCTTTGGCTGTTCCGTTTAAGAAGGGCTGGGTTTGTGGATGGAAAGTGGCTGTTCCAGCACCCTGGGAGGATAAACTGTCTCTGGAGCACCCCAGGGTTTGCAGGGAAAGTCACCAGGCCAGGAGAGATTGGGGCTCAGGTCTCACCTTGGCCCCACCACTTCTGTCCGCTGCCCCAAGCTCTGCATTTTGGATCCTCAAGTGCCCCAGTCCTGGCCACGTAAAGGCAGGGAGGGATTTAAGGAGCCTGCAGTGAGATCCCGCTTTCCTGCCATTGTGCCCAGTGCCTTTTCCACCCCTAAtccacagcccagctgagcaGAAGGTGATGGGACACCCCTATCCCacctcccatcccaaaccctgctctctgcctgccccaggcaccgtggctgcagcaggaaaatccTCCCCCTGCCCTTGTGTCCCTGTGGGGCAGCAGTGACAGACACCAAGTCTAGGGAGAACCCAGGAATCGATACAGCAatcaggagaaggaaaggaaacacagaGCATCCAACGATCTGCGAGACTCCAATTCACTCTCAGGGGTGCAGAGAGGGCCCCTGTGCCCCGTACAGCCCCGAGAATCATACAGAGCTGCCATATAGAGATCTCtctatgtatatatttataggtatgtatatatttatagtGCACTGCGTTTAAAACAGCCGGGCCTGCTTCTTCAGCTCGTTCCTCTTCCACAGCGCCAGGCGGTCGAACTCGGCCATGGTCATCCCGAAGATCTGGTAGAATTCCTCCTGGGACAGGTGCCTCTGAGGAGACATGGGAGGCTgggccagagctgggcaccTTCCAGGGCCAAGCTGGGGGTCTGAGGGCATCCCCTGCCTGCTGGGACAGTGGGGTGACACaacccccagcactgctccctcGGGAActgcctccctcctgcccctgccaaCGGCACAGAGGACAGCTCTGCCCggccaggggagcagcaggagcactgTGACAGTGCCCTGACACTCGTGTGCTCCTGGGCAGACGTGGAGATGCTCCTCACACGGCCACAAGCCCCACAagctgcctgccagggccaCCCTGCGGGATCAGGTGCCTCTGTGCCCTGAGGAGATTGTCCCCAGTGGAAAAGGCTCTTCTCACCTCTAACCGAGTCCTGTCCACATCTTTGGGCAGCTGGTTCCTCCCCCTCGTCTTCACCAGGAGCAGCTCGTAGGGGTAAATCtgcatggggacagggagaccatggggcagccacaagaCACCTGGGGCGCACTTGGGGACGAGGGCAAAGCCTCCTGCTGTATTTAACAGGGTTTGGGTGGCACAGCTGactccagggctgtgggtgggacacagagaggtGGGAATTGCTCTCAGGGTGACTCTGATCCACCCTGAATCTCCGTGGTGGCTCTGGAACAACCTGCTCACTCTGCGACACCAGGAACGACCCAGGCACGAGCGTGAGCAGCAAAGCACCAGCACAACCCCCCTGCTCTGTTCCTCACCTGGGGGACAATCCTGCTCAGCCAAGCACTTGGGAcctggcaggaggggaggggactCTGCTCTGACCCCCACAGTCCCGGGATGAGGAGGATGTCAGGTGAAGGATGGAGGGGGATGAGTGCAGGGCCTGCAGGCAGAGGGTAAAGCTTCCCCCTGAGGAGCCTGGGGACACAAGGACACATCCCTGGGACTCCCACCTCTGGCTGGAGGCCGCTCCTTGCAGCAGAAGGGTCTTACCTTGTACtctggggagagagagaagcgAGACATGAGCCACGCTGTCCCCTCTGCTGTCACCACCCTCCCCCACAGGCTGTGGAGACCCCGCCCGGATCCCCCCCATtctccctccagccccccccTTTCCAGAGCTGCCTGCGGGAGGTTGGCAGCCCCACAGCATCGCCCCCGGGATGCCTGCAGGGTCCCCAGCCCCCCCTTACCTCGCATCCCCCAGTTGACGGCATTGGTGCTGTCGTAGTGGAAAAGCTCCGCGCTGGGAGGCTGcgggagggatggagagagggaggagtGAGGGGGAGGCTCCTCCAGACACTGAGCGGCTCCTCCCGGGTCCCCAGGGGAGGACACCAAGGTCCCCACCCACCAGCAGGGAAACTGGGACACGAGGAGGTGAAGTGACAAGCCCAGGTCACAcggaggcaggagcagaactCCTGATCCCAAGCAATCCCGGGCCCAGGATATAAAgcaaagctttatttatttattatttaaagtgTGCCTGCTGGAAAGCAACACCAGCACCCCTCTGAAAATCGCCCTGTGGGAGTTTCAGGGCAGGCGCTGCCTGGACAGGGCACTTTGGACCCCAATAAGGGTCATTTTGGACTGGCACAACAGTGacagcagggatgcagagaaGGGGGAGGACATCCCAGTCATGGAAAGGGAGCACTGGGGACATGCAGGAGCCTGGGAGAATGAGGAATGCCTGGGAGAATGAGGaatgcctggcagcagcaggaggcactCACCCTGTGCAGCCCATTCCTCCTgtaggcagggagggaggccgACTTAGAAATGAGGGGATCTGCAAAGAAGCCACCAAGGGGCATCAGGGAAGAAGCAGGAATGAGCCTCACCCCCAGGACAGCCCCCACTGGGCCACTCTCGAcctctgtgctcccagctccagtCACCCAGCTCTGTCTCCTTCCACCTCCGGCTCATTTCCAGCCTGGCTTCCTCCCGTGCTGATACTCctctccccaaaatccctttccTGTGGCAGCCCTCCCACCTGACCCTTCAGAGCAACGCATTCTCCTCTCTCAGTTTCCCCGACTCATCCTCTCTGCCCTGGTTCAGCTCTATCCTATCCCAGGCTTTCAACGGCTCCTTCTTcgtttcccttctcccttccctggtCCCAGTACCTCCCCCAGCTCGGGCTCTGGACCCCCGGGCTcgggggagcagctggggagggcCCAGCTCACGCACTCACCGCTGTCAGCCAGGTAGTGGGTTCGGGGAGCTGCAAGGAGAGCAGAGCCGGCTGTCAGGAAGGGCCAAGCACCCCATGCCATGCAGAACTGCCCgttcccagccccacagatcctCCTTGGGGCTCCCAGTAGCCCTCAGTCCTCAGAActgcccattcccagccctcAGCTCTCGGAGGGgctccctgagcatccccaaaCAGCTCGGTGAGGGCAGATGTGCCATGAGGAAGGAGAGCATGGAATGGACAGGGCCACCTGTGCTGCCAGGCTCTGAagtgccccccagcccccccgtGGCCCCAAGGACAGGGCTGGGTGCCCTGGGGGCTCTGTGACAGGAGCAATGCCAGCgaggcagccctggggctgctcagcaggTCTGGGGTGCCAGGAGGGCCCAAAACAGGTCACAGCAAGCCTGGCGTGGCTGTGCTGCCACATTCCCAAGGGATCCTTCAGCCATTCCATACGGCGCTTCCAGGCTGCCCAGACACCCACCGGGCaatgccccatcccagctggggcacagggaatggATGGAGTCCTCCAGAGAGGAAAAGGCCCTCCTGAGCCCAGCTCCATGCCCAGGACCTCTCATCACCCCTTCCCTTGTCCTGATCTTCCCTCTCCACCCCATAAAATTCCCgaggggctgtggctgtgtggggTGGGACAGAGGGACGGACAGGGACAGCCTTACAGCCGTTGAGGGAGCCCTCGTAGCCCGCGGTGTGCAGggcctctctgctgctggctgagctgcgAGGGGGTGTCCAGGGGTCTGCGTAGGAGTTGGAGCGAGCCttcatctcctccctcaggatCAGCCTCCCGATGCCACTCTGGATCTGGCAGGAGGGGAAAAGCCACCTTGcactcttcctttccctgcccagccctctcTGGCACATCACGGACGGGCACAGCATCCCCTGGCACGGGCCTGGCATCTCCTGAGGGTgaggtgctggggtgggggtgtCTCGGCAAGGGGATGCTCTCCCTCTCCCGCAGAGCCCATGCTGGGGGTGGCCAGGAGGGGACAGACGGCcgagggcagcagggatggtggTGGCACCTTCTcgggtggcagagctgggctgagcctcCTCCCCAGAGCCAACTGGGGACAGTTtggtgctggctctgtgcccagcagggctggcactcaCCTTGTGCATGCCCCGGTCGTACTCATCCTCTTCACCACCTGACGAGAACCTCCGGGCCCGGGGAGCTGCAAGGAGACACGTGAGGGGTCAGATGGGGACAGAagtggggacaggcagggaggagACAGTCCCCAACTGCATGGGGACATTGGATCCCAGAGACTCGTGTTTTGGGGTCACCTTGGCAGGTATCTCAGCCCAACCCCACTTTTGTGTCCAGACCCAACTCAGAGCGGGGTTCCCTCCCAGATAATTTGGAGGCAGGAATGTGTTTCCTGTTCTCCCAACCCCGGGGGCATTTGTTACCTTTGGGTGAGCCTTGGAAGGACCAGTACTCCGACTCGGAGTGGTAGTAGGGGTCCGGGGAGTAGGCAGGGCTGTACTTGGATGACTGCGCGATGTCCTCGCTGGTTTTGCTTTTCGTGGCTGCGGAGGGGTTGTCTGCAAAAGGAACAGGCAGAGCCAAGGTGAGGATCTGCAGGGATCCACCCCAAATGAAGGCAaatcctcttccctccccagtGACTGCCAGGGATTCGTGTCcaggacagcacagagcagagctgggaataaTCAGCCTTCCAGCTGCTGACACCTCCTTGAGACAAGGCTGCTGAGGCAGGCGGTGGGGACAGTGACAAGCAGGGGCTGTCGCTGATGtggctgggaagggacccaAACGGCTGAGAGCCCACGGCACCACAAGTGCTGGCTCCTGCACCGtgctcatccctgtcccacCACGGCCACCaagctccctgtgctgtcccgTCACCAGGAGGTGAGAGAGGGGATAGAGGAAGGTTCagacccagcagggacaggcctCTCTGGGTTCTGCCAGGGGAAGGTGGCAGCAGGgggggggagcagaggggctctggCAGGGCTTGGTCCTCATGGCAGGGACACACAGAGTGctcaggctgggggcagagccTCAGCAGCACATGGGGGAACCCAGGGGGGAGTTCTGCTGCACCAGGAGAGTCACAGGGAAAGGAGCACCAGGGACAGGAGGTGGCAGAGCCACCCCACCACCTCCGGCAGGCGTGGGGGACCCAGCAGGTACttacagcagcaggagcaggcagcagcgggcagtgggagtggggcaggagggaagggagagcccggggagagagaggagacaCAGTTACTGCTCAGGGGGAGCTGCTGTCCCTCCGTGAGCAGAAGCAAGTGGGGACAGTGCAAGCCAGCCCCGCTGCGAGCCACCAAACACCGAGAGCCACCAAACATCCTCCCCATCCTGCGGCATCCCCATTTCACCCTGGAACAGCCACCCAGCATGGGCTGTGATTTTTCTCCAGGGCTGCATGTGAAACTGCCAGTTGCCTTTTTCATCCCTTTTCTGAGGCTGCTCTGACTCCCTTGTCTCCTCTGCCACCCCACCATcaccctgctccccctcccccagctACCCCCGGTGTCACTACCAGCCTTTGCGCCATCCCTCACAACAGGGACGTGGTCCAAAGCCACATCTGTCCCCCAGTCCATCTGTCCCACCTTGGCGCCTGCCCCACCTCCCACTCAGCCCCTGAACACGCCGGTCCCCTCCCGGGgtgacacggggacagggacacagcagccAGACCGTACCGTGGCGCTTGTAGATGGGGGGCTTCCTGTAGATGTTACTCTCGCCAGCAGCTggtgggagaagagagagagaaagggaagaaagaagggggaaggggaggtcAGTGTGGGCGTGCTGGGAGCGCACAGGACACGGGTCCTGCAGGAGCCACCACCCCCACGCCACATTTCCATCACACAACCGCCTCCGGGCCCGCGAGTGCCCCGGGAGGGCTCCGGGCCGGCGGCACGGGCACAGGAGCACGGCCCCGGCTGCCCACGGTGACAGGACATGCAGTGAGCACCCAGCGACAGCATGCACCGGGGCGGCGGGCACAGCCTGCCAGCCGGCAGCGAGGCACCCGCGGCGGGTTCTCGGGGTGCCAGCACCTGCAAGAACCGCCTGCGAGCTACCTGGGGCGAGCCAACATCAGCCAAAGCCTCTTTCcgcagcagagagagaaaagagcgAGTCGGGAGGGAAAGCGAGCTGGAGCCTGGAGCAGGCGGAGCAGGGAGGGGGCCATCCATAAACCACCGagcggcagggcagggcagggcagggcagggcagggtgggcagcggggccggaccctggcagggatgggaggggagctgggggagccTCTGGGTGTCCTCACGGTGCTGTCCCAGGGCATCAGAGATGCGTCAGGGAGGCTGCGCCGCttttggggcagggggagatGCCAGCAGCTGAGTGGACGGTGCGGGGTTCTGACCCCGCTGAGGGGTGatgggcagctctgcctgcttcCCAACCCACTCTCCCTTGCTGCCCGCTCCGTCCCCGTCCCCGTGGGCTCTGCGTGGCCGGCAGTGGGTGGTGGCCCTTACCTGGTGGCCCCCTGCAATCCCTGCAGAAGGGGAGCAGGCATCTGGCAAGCCCAGAAGACTCTGGGGGGAGGGAGCGGCGGGCCCTAGGGGGAGTATAAAATAGTCATCTGTAGCGGATGGGTGCGGAAACGCCTCTGGCACGCACGCTCCGGCTGGTGATCCTGGGGGGAAGGCAGGGGAGGGCACAGGCTCTCACCAGGGGACTCATCTTCGTGTGGGGAGTGGAGGGAGGgcggggaggaggaagaagggggaTGTCGCAAGGATCAAGCAGACTCCGGGCGGCTCTGGGACCTCCGGGTGGTGAcggggggagaaggaggagggttCAAGCCGTAGGTCCTGTTTATGGATGGCCTCTACCGGGGGTAGATCTTGCTGCCAGCTGGCTCTAGGCAGGCGGCGGAGCTACGCATGCGACACAGCGGGGACGGCACATGCGGGCATGCCACGGACACGGCGCTCCCCCGGCAGCGGGGCGCTCCGGAGCCTACCTGGGATGTGGAAATGCTTGGGCGCTTGGTATGAGGTTGGAGTGGAGGACCTCACATCTAACTGGCTATAGTAGGGGGAGCTGCGCCCGCTCTCGGTGCCTACGCGGGGCCGAGCAGAAGCAGCCGTGAGTGACCGAGAGAGAGAAcaagaggcagaagaaaatgGGTGTTAAATGCAGCGGTGTTAGAACAGCGGGGGCGGCCCGTGTCAGGGGGGTGTGACGGGGACGTgcggcccggcagcggcagTGATGGAGCGGGGGAGATTTCCCGCATCTCCGGAGGCGGACGGGATGCAGAGGAAACCCCAGtgcggggccggcccggggcagcgctgccccagcGCTGCCAGGAAAGCCGAGCGTGCTGCGGAGGCTGACGGCGAGGAGCCCTTGAGGTGCAGCGGGACTCGCAGCGACCTCAGAGCGTTCCAGTCcttcctgcacagctccagaggacaGGAGACACGGCCCAGGCACACTCTGCTCGCCTGCCATGCTCCGGGGTGTGCGTGCATGCGCATCTGCGTGTGCAAGGACCTGCCTGGGCACAAGCGCTGCCTGCACACCCCTCCCAGAGCCACCAACGCAGCTGAGGGGTCTTCACCAGAGCCGGAGATCACCTGCCTGCCACCCCATCCTCCACGAGCCTCAGCTCATGCCTGAGCTGCAAATTCCTCTCGGCCTCTCCTTGCTGCTCGCAAGAGTTTGGAGAAccaggggctgtgcagagctgggtaCTGCTCCCACCATGGGCCACCCCAGGCCTCCTTTCCAGAGGAGAAACCACAGAAATCCCAGGGACATTTTTGTGATCCTCGCTCCGCTTGGTGCTGTGAGCTCATCTCAGCCTGGGGTTGCAGCTGAAATCCTCACCTGAGCGATAGAAATGGTGGGGGGACCTGGGGATGGTGGGGGACATGCCCTGGCGGCTGTAGGTGGGGGAGTCGATGTAGCCGGGGCTGGAGGCTCGTCTCTGCCGCGTGTCAAAGCTCTCGAAGATGTCCTGGGGGTGGGGAAGGTGTGGAGAGACTGGGGTTAGACTGGGGCAGGAGGTGTCCCACGGATGGGGGTCTCAtgcctggggcagctggggaagctctgtgctctgtgtgtgacaCTCTGTGTCCTCTGAGGCTGGAGGggtccccagcctgctctgcctcccccctgccaaggcacaGGCAGCAAATCCCAGGGTTTGGCACCAGGTGACAGTGTCCAGCCAGAGGTTTTTTGCCTGGAGATtgtccctttccctgtgcttgTTCCCAGTTATGGGTGTCTCCCTCCACAGGGCAGAAGCTGCGCCCTGGGGCCATTCTGGGAGGGAGGACTTGCACCCTGCTCTCTTTGGGGCCTGAAGGACAGGATCCTCCTGGATAGTGTCCTCCCTGTCACCCCACAccctggggcagccacagctcagggggATGATCAGCAGagcccctgggcacagggacatcgtgtggcagcagcaggtgacAGACCCCCAGTGCCCACAGGGGCATTACCTGTGAGTATGGGGAGAGGGTCCCCAGGgactggaggcagcaggaggcaaagtgaggaggaaaagagagagagagagagacagcacATGGTTAAGAGGAGCAGTGACAGACTGGGGTCCCACAGCAGCTCGTTTTCCCCATGTCACCGGGCAGTGAGGGGGACTGGggctacagctggagctggactgGGGCAGGATGCTGGGCAGGAGCTCCTGGCCAGGAGAGGAACCAGCAGGGGGAATCAGCAGCTGCCACCTCTCAGAGACCTCTGTGGAGGGGGGAGGGCACAGAGGGCCATGGCCACGCTCCTGGGTGGGCTGCAGGACTCCAGGCTCGTGACAAAACCTTGGGGTGGGGATGTAAGAGATGCTACTGCCAAGTGCTCTTGCAGGAccatctctgtgagctgctCAGACCTTCTTCTTCCATGGGCTCCCTGAACtcacccagcagccccagctgggcaggtAGGACAgtcctgtgctgtgtgctgccTGAGCATCTCCTCATCACACTTCCAGAAATGCACTGCCCAAGCCCCTTCCCGGGCTGCAGGGCCAGCATCCAacagggcagccctgctccagagctgctccagaggTGATGGGTGAATTCCCTGTCCATCACTGCTCTCACACAGCGCTGTCTGTCCTTGCACATGTCCTGAGGTCACTGGTTTCTTTCTGACtctacagcagcagcatcacctcGCCTCCACCCCAGACCCTCCCAAGCCTCTGGGAGAGGTCCTGCCCCattcctgcctccctgcactATTCCCACTGGGATGAGCAAAGCCCCACACTGTTCTCCCCCAAACTGGGCCCCGTTCCTGTGCATCCCAGCACGGGGTTTCTGGACACTCGGTACCTCCCCATAGCTATATCTCTCCAGCGTCTCATCCGACGTGTATCTGTGATAGGGCTCGTAGGAAATGAGGTCAGGACGCTGCACTTCATAGATGGCTTTAATcttgggaagagctgccagGTCTTTGTAATTAAGGATCTCATTATCCACTTTAGCCTAAGGAGAGGGAGAGACGGAGACAGAGAGGcggaaaggaagaggaggagagaagggaagggaggctgGAGCACGCAGTGTGGAGCCAGCACGGGGCAGACAGAGCCCACTGtcaccccagcagcagggacaggtaAGAGGAGAGGCCTGagaggcagcagtggggagggcagaggagctgggagggcaggaCTGTGCCCCTCTGAGCACTCCTGAGCTGTGCCACGGCACTGGTGGCACAGCGTGCTGCTGGGACAAGGGGGTTTGTCTGTGCTGTCCCCAAATTCTGGGCTTGTCCCACtgaagagcagcacgggaagttgctgttcccatccctggggCCCTGGGCgtggagcagggctggactTACGCAGATGACACGGTTTGGGGAGCCGATGCTGGAGCCAGGGGGGGAGATTGAGGTTTCCGACGTCCTTCtgtgctgtggaggcagagagGTGAGGGCAGGTGAGTGCATGGCAAGGAGGGACCCCTGAGCAGGCAAAGTGCTGGTTTGGGGGCTGAATTTCACTTTCACAGCCTCAGCCACGGCCACCCATCATCCTGTGGGCAGCCACTCCAGGTCTGGGCAGTTCACTCCCAGCAGGGACCCGGGGACAGTGTCACCTGGGACATGCCACCTCTCGGGAtgcccctcaccctgctgcctaccttcagcttcttctctgctctggctgcctgcTTGCAGATGGGGTGCCACACTTCAGAGCCTGCAAGGCAGCAAAGGGACAGTGTTTCAGCCCCACACACGGTCACCCCCCTGCCAGGGGTCAGCCGGGTCCCCCTGCCACGTCCCTGCCACCTGCAGCAGTGCCCCGGGAACGTGCAGGGCAGTGGAGACTGCGTGTCCAGGATGAGGAATGGAACAGCTCTGGAGCACTGAGGGCAGTGGCCAAACCTCAGCTGGGTGGATTTTGGGTGACCCAACCAGTTCCTGCTGGTTAAACTGGGGTGACACTGAGCTTGGGGCATCCCAGCACCTCCATCCTTTGGGTTGGAATGAGCAGAAATTGgactgtgcccaggtgtgcagggagACAAAAAGTTCCCCGTTCAGTGGCAGGGAAGATTTCATGGAGAGAAGTGATTTTTGCAGGGCTCTGGAAGAGCACAGGGTCTGGGgagcagtggagagggggaTCTCCGGCACTGCTGCACAAAGAGACCCCTCCAAGTGCCATAAGGAACCAAACCCCCCACTCCCCCCAGCAGGAACCCCCCACAGCCACGCTGGTCACAGCCCTACCTGTCAGGTAcatctcctctccctctgtgaACATCTGGTGGCAGCGCACACATCTGGCACAGGTGGGGTGGTagtgcttccctcctgcctgcGCGGGCGAGCAGAGAGCAGCCCCTGAGCACGGCAGGACACGgacctgcccctgtccctgggTGACCCTGCCAGCCCTCGCTGCTGCAGACAGTGACACGGTGATCAAACTGTCTGGGGCGGCCTTGGAGACCTCCATATCCCATGGAGAAAACCAGGCATGGCTTCATCCCTGTTTTCAACCTGCTGGGCTACGAGTCAGACCAGGAGCCTTCAGCTCTCCTTGGAATGTTCAACAGCAAGCAGAGCCAGGAGGTCCCAAACCACCAGGGACAGTGTCCCTGCAACCCTGACACTCTGGGAATGGCCAAGGCCCTCtgcagctgtgctttgcatCAGCTCCTTCTCTACAGATTTGAGCAGAAACAGCAAATTTGGCCCTGGATGTCACAGCAGGGGAGCAGCAAAGGGACCCCAAAGACCTCCCTGTCTATCACTGCCAGTTCCTGACCCTAAAGGaacttttctcctcttctgctcCAATTTCAGTGCTAGGAACAGGCTCTTCCCCAGCTGAGAGGAAGCTAGGCTGCTCCTCTGGCTCTTTTGACAGGGTTAAGAGCTGAAATTGGGAGCTTGCTCCCCTCAAAGTGTCTGTCAGCATTCCAGTTATGGGctctctgctgggctgggaacTGGGAGCCAGCTCAGGGCAGGAGGAATCTGGGCTGTCACAGCTCAACCCGAAAGAACTTTTTACACCCATAACAAACCAAAAGAAGAGGGAGAATAATTGAAGGTGGCAGAGGGAAGACGaggcttttgcttttaaaggagAGGGTTGTGGTAGAGGGGGCTGAAAAAAGAGGGCAATTTGCTGCAACTGAGAACCTGCCCGTGGGCTGCCCATAAAATCAACCTGGAATTCAGTGTTCTTAGGTGCAGATGGCAGCCAGTCCCTCCAGTTTATGCGAAAAATGAGCGGAAGGTTTTAGGATGGGCAGGAGGATGAGTTTGGAGAGTTTGGacccctcttcctttctttgcagtgcagggaggggacagccctgtgccaacccaaaccagtccatGTGGAGGGAggctggctgctccctgggaatgtcccagCCCATTCCCAACTTCCATTTCACCACACACCTTCTCCAAAAGCCACCCACCATCTGAACACCCAGAACTCCTCCAAACCATGCACAAACCTTGCTCCTTTCATTCTGGTTATTATTCCAGCTTGTACTGGAACACTGGTGGAGCAGTGAGGGAAAGGACCTGCTCGTTATCTCTTGGGTCCCTTAAAGACTCATTAATCATCCAAGCCTGGCTGGGCAGCTCGGAGCAGTTGGGAACGCCCTGGGGGCTACTGGGACAGCACCAGGAGGCTCCTTAATgcctaaaattatttaaaggcGCCCTTTCCATTTCACACTCTGACAGAGAGGACAATTCAAGCCTCTGGATTCACAGATGGTTCAATGCTGGGAGCAAACACATCCCAGGGAGGGTGGGGAGCTCAGgcttccatccctggaagtgtccaaggtcaggctggacggggcttggagcgacctgggacagtggaaggtgggcagaggggttggaatgagatgagctttaaggtcccttccaacccaacccattccacgATTTTATGACAGGAATCCCAGGTCCCCCCTCCCACACCGGGTGACACCACCCTGCTCACACCCGTGGGTGCCTGAGGATGCTCTACCCTGGCACGGGGCTCAGACTGCCcaggggaggagcagcagcagggagttgATGTCAGGGCTTTGTCCTGCTCCATTCGGATTTGCTGATCCAGTGAGCTCCGgcctggggcagctgctgcagggctgagctcgTG
This region includes:
- the ABLIM3 gene encoding actin-binding LIM protein 3 isoform X8 codes for the protein MSTSIPYQQNPYTPGSGSSVIQCYRCGDTCKGEVVRVQSNHFHIRCFTCQVCGCDLAQSGFFFKNQEYICTHDYQQLYGTRCDSCGDFITGEVISALGRTYHPKCFVCSTCRKPFPIGDKVTFSGKDCVCQNCSHSLLSTKPIKIHGPSHCAGCKEEIKQGQSLLALEKQWHVSCFKCQTCGIILTGEYISKDGIPYCESDYHAQFGIKCETCDRYISGRVLEAGGKHYHPTCARCVRCHQMFTEGEEMYLTGSEVWHPICKQAARAEKKLKHRRTSETSISPPGSSIGSPNRVICDIFESFDTRQRRASSPGYIDSPTYSRQGMSPTIPRSPHHFYRSAAGESNIYRKPPIYKRHDNPSAATKSKTSEDIAQSSKYSPAYSPDPYYHSESEYWSFQGSPKAPRARRFSSGGEEDEYDRGMHKIQSGIGRLILREEMKARSNSYADPWTPPRSSASSREALHTAGYEGSLNGSPRTHYLADSDPLISKSASLPAYRRNGLHRPPSAELFHYDSTNAVNWGMREYKIYPYELLLVKTRGRNQLPKDVDRTRLERHLSQEEFYQIFGMTMAEFDRLALWKRNELKKQARLF
- the ABLIM3 gene encoding actin-binding LIM protein 3 isoform X6; translation: MSTSIPYQQNPYTPGSGSSVIQCYRCGDTCKGEVVRVQSNHFHIRCFTCQVCGCDLAQSGFFFKNQEYICTHDYQQLYGTRCDSCGDFITGEVISALGRTYHPKCFVCSTCRKPFPIGDKVTFSGKDCVCQNCSHSLLSTKPIKIHGPSHCAGCKEEIKQGQSLLALEKQWHVSCFKCQTCGIILTGEYISKDGIPYCESDYHAQFGIKCETCDRYISGRVLEAGGKHYHPTCARCVRCHQMFTEGEEMYLTGSEVWHPICKQAARAEKKLKHRRTSETSISPPGSSIGSPNRVICAKVDNEILNYKDLAALPKIKAIYEVQRPDLISYEPYHRYTSDETLERYSYGESLGTLSPYSQDIFESFDTRQRRASSPGYIDSPTYSRQGMSPTIPRSPHHFYRSGTESGRSSPYYSQLDVRSSTPTSYQAPKHFHIPAAGESNIYRKPPIYKRHDNPSAATKSKTSEDIAQSSKYSPAYSPDPYYHSESEYWSFQGSPKAPRARRFSSGGEEDEYDRGMHKIQSGIGRLILREEMKARSNSYADPWTPPRSSASSREALHTAGYEGSLNGSPRTHYLADSDPLISKSASLPAYRRNGLHRPPSAELFHYDSTNAVNWGMREYKIYPYELLLVKTRGRNQLPKDVDRTRLERHLSQEEFYQIFGMTMAEFDRLALWKRNELKKQARLF
- the ABLIM3 gene encoding actin-binding LIM protein 3 isoform X3 — protein: MSTSIPYQQNPYTPGSGSSVIQCYRCGDTCKGEVVRVQSNHFHIRCFTCQVCGCDLAQSGFFFKNQEYICTHDYQQLYGTRCDSCGDFITGEVISALGRTYHPKCFVCSTCRKPFPIGDKVTFSGKDCVCQNCSHSLLSTKPIKIHGPSHCAGCKEEIKQGQSLLALEKQWHVSCFKCQTCGIILTGEYISKDGIPYCESDYHAQFGIKCETCDRYISGRVLEAGGKHYHPTCARCVRCHQMFTEGEEMYLTGSEVWHPICKQAARAEKKLKHRRTSETSISPPGSSIGSPNRVICAKVDNEILNYKDLAALPKIKAIYEVQRPDLISYEPYHRYTSDETLERYSYGESLGTLSPYSQDIFESFDTRQRRASSPGYIDSPTYSRQGMSPTIPRSPHHFYRSAAGESNIYRKPPIYKRHDNPSAATKSKTSEDIAQSSKYSPAYSPDPYYHSESEYWSFQGSPKAPRARRFSSGGEEDEYDRGMHKIQSGIGRLILREEMKARSNSYADPWTPPRSSASSREALHTAGYEGSLNGSPRTHYLADSDPLISKSASLPAYRRNGLHRPPSAELFHYDSTNAVNWGMREYKIYPYELLLVKTRGRNQLPKDVDRTRLEAGDALRPPAWPWKVPSSGPASHVSSEAPVPGGILPDLRDDHGRVRPPGAVEEERAEEAGPAVLNAVHYKYIHTYKYIHREISIWQLCMILGAVRGTGALSAPLRVNWSLADRWMLCVSFPSPDCCIDSWVLPRLGVCHCCPTGTQGQGEDFPAAATVPGAGREQGLGWEVG